A single window of Zea mays cultivar B73 chromosome 10, Zm-B73-REFERENCE-NAM-5.0, whole genome shotgun sequence DNA harbors:
- the LOC103642494 gene encoding uncharacterized protein — translation MMTATRVKSKYDGPEESGSLFDGEDSEGSDPEERRSEPPIQAAKFASEGGIILRQHIPIFPHWKEYKKQENEGKITDYIGKLDGQFTMDVESNAVKDACVDMLKGGQRQMRYRLKKKYFTGVPANQVRTTSPVSCMTDDQWRELVQMWSSQNHKNNCVKNKLNREKVQFPQCTGFQSYVAKAYVVRQEKYKDVEPSAIDLFKEMHCSKKK, via the exons ATGATGACTGCTACAAGAGTAAAGAGCAAATATGATGGTCCAGAGGAATCAGGGTCTTTGTTTGACGGCGAGGATAGTGAAGGCTCTGATCCAGAGGAG CGAAGGTCAGAGCCACCTATTCAGGCTGCAAAGTTTGCATCGGAGGGTGGGATCATACTGAGGCAACACATTCCAATATTTCCGCACTGGAAGGAGTACAAGAAGCAAGAGAACGAGGGTAAAATTACAGACTACATTGGGAAGCTTGAT GGTCAATTCACCATGGATGTTGAGAGTAATGCAGTAAAAGATGCATGTGTTGATATGTTAAAGGGTGGACAGCGCCAAATGAGGTATAGGCTGAAAAAAAAGTACTTCACTGGAGTTCCTGCAAATCAAGTGAGGACTACATCACCTGTTTCATGTATGACTGATGATCAATGGAGAGAGTTGGTACAAATGTGGTCTAGCCAAAACCACAAG AATAATTGTGTGAAGAACAAACTTAATCGTGAGAAGGTGCAATTTCCACAGTGCACAGGATTTCAATCATATGTTGCAAAAGCTTATGTAGTG AGACAAGAAAAATATAAAGATGTCGAACCTAGTGCAATTGATCTTTTCAAGGAGATGCATTGCAGCAAGAAAAAATGA